Proteins encoded by one window of Aphis gossypii isolate Hap1 chromosome X, ASM2018417v2, whole genome shotgun sequence:
- the LOC126552182 gene encoding THAP domain-containing protein 11-like produces the protein MPVCAFIGCYSGSKKIKNSNTKVHIYRFPKDSHMRAQWFEQIQKGSKETVNINFETAAVCSLHFPSSSYENKTRAQNMLNYTPIRGRKLNLMQYH, from the exons ATGCCAGTTTGTGCATTTATTGGTTGCTATAGTggcagtaaaaaaataaaaaatagcaatactaaagttcatatttatagatttccTAAAGACTCACATATGAGGGCTCAATGGTTTGAACAAATTCAAAAAGGTTCAAAGGAAActgtgaatattaattttgaaacag CTGCAGTATGTTCATTACATTTTCCATCTAGTTCATACGAGAACAAAACAAGGGCACAAAACATGTTGAATTATACACCCATTCGTGGCAGAAAACTAAACCTGATGCAGTACCATTAA